Proteins co-encoded in one Aspergillus flavus chromosome 2, complete sequence genomic window:
- a CDS encoding sugar and other transporter-domain-containing protein, with amino-acid sequence MDDSKVKSDGDTPPGDLMSQVEQRLSDDHGTSEKGHVEHINLNKNTSAKIKNPLADLTPAQVLQDVEHFANEHGLRDILDHLKKGALIARDPDNFETVENMTDDDITVIARETTHKWRQPWPLYFTIGLCSIGAAVQGWDQTGSNGANLSFPDALGIPEKGALKARNQWLVGILNSAPYLATAFGGCWISDPLNKYLGRRGVIFISAIFCLLTPIGSAVAQTWPQLFVTRLLMGIGMGLKGATIPIYCAENTPANIRGGLVMSWQLWTAFGIFLGTSANLAVKDTGAISWRLQLGSAFIPALPLTLGVFLCPESPRWYLKKGQVRKAYQSLCKLRNSNLQAARDLYYIYTQIKIEEELVGKHDFLVRLGELFTIPRVRRATLASWTVMLAQQMCGINIVAFYSSTIFAQAGANVTEALLASWGFGLINFLFAFPAVFTIDTYGRRALLLFTFPQMAWTLLAAGFSFYIPQEQTAHLACISLFVFMFAAFYSVGEGPVPFAYSAEVFPLSHREVGMSFAVATNLFWAAVLGITFPRMLAVMSPTGAFAFYAGLNVTACIMIFFLVPETKQRTLEELDYVFAVPVRMHSGYQLKKALPYWVKRYIFRRNVKLDPLYQFDHVATHT; translated from the exons ATGGATGACTCCAAAGTGAAGTCGGATGGAGACACGCCTCCTGGTGATCTGATGTCACAGGTGGAGCAACG TCTCAGCGATGATCATGGCACTTCTGAGAAAGGGCATGTTGAGCATATCAATCTCAACAAGAATACTTCTGCCAA AATCAAGAACCCTCTTGCAGACTTGACCCCCGCTCAGGTTCTTCAAGATGTTGAGCACTTCGCCAATGAGCATGGGCTTCGAGACATCCTCGATCATCTGAAGAAGGGTGCTCTTATTGCGAGGGACCCAGACAACTTTGAAACCGTTGAGAACATGACTGATGACGATATTACTGTCATTGCTAGAGAGACTACCCACAAATGGCGCCAGCCATGGCCGCTCTATTTCACCATTGGTCTTTGCTCTATTGGGGCTGCCGTCCA GGGATGGGATCAGACGGGAAGTAATG GTGCCAACTTGTCTTTTCCTGATGCCCTGGGTATCCCGGAGAAAGGTGCACTCAAGGCCAGAAACCAGTGGCTTGTCGGTATTTTGAACTC GGCGCCTTACCTCGCAACTGCGTTTGGAGGCTGCTGGATCTCCGACCCCCTGAACAAGTACCTGGGTCGTCGTGGCGTTATCTTCATTTCTGCTATTTTCTGCTTGCTGACCCCAATCGGCTCTGCCGTTGCTCAAACCTGGCCTCAGTTATTCGTTACTCGCCTCTTGATGGGTATCGGGATGGGACTGAAAGGAGCCACAATCCCCATATACTGCGCTGAAAATACCCCTGCAAACATTCGTGGCGGCCTGGTGATGTCCTGGCAATTGTGGACTGCATTTGGAATCTTCCTCGGGACTTCCGCAAACCTTGCTGTCAAAGACACGGGTGCCATATCCTGGCGCCTGCAACTCGGCTCAGCTTTTATCCCAGCTCTTCCTCTCACTCTTGGAGTGTTCTTATGCCCTGAATCCCCTCGTTGGTATCTCAAGAAGGGGCAAGTCAGGAAAGCATACCAGTCGCTATGCAAGTTGCGTAACAGCAATTTACAGGCGGCCAGAGACCTCTACTACATTTATACCCAGATCAAGATCGAAGAAGAGCTTGTTGGTAAACATGACTTTCTGGTACGTCTTGGTGAATTGTTCACTATTCCGCGTGTCCGCCGTGCAACCCTTGCGTCATGGACAGTCATGCTTGCCCAACAGATGTGCGGTATTAATATTGTGGCGTTCTATTCCTCGACAATATTTGCTCAAGCTGGGGCAAATGTGACTGAAGCATTGCTTGCCTCTTGGGGATTTGGTCTGATCAACTTCCTGTTCGCCTTTCCTGCTGTGTTCACTATCGATACATACGGACGCAGGGCCCTCCTCTTGTTTACCTTCCCGCAAATGGCCTGGACATTGTTGGCTGCAGGGTTTTCCTTTTACATACCGCAGGAGCAGACTGCACATCTAGCTTGTATCTCCCTTTTCGTTTTTATGTTTGCGGCATTCTATTCAGTCGGCGAGGGACCTGTTCCTTTTGCTTACTCTGCCGAGGTTTTCCCTTTGTCGCATCGAG AGGTTGGTATGTCCTTTGCTGTGGCGACAAACCTCTTTTGGGCGGCCGTGCTCGGCATCACATTCCCACGGATGCTGGCGGTTATGTCACCAACAGGAGCTTTCGCCTTTTACGC TGGCTTGAATGTTACAGCATGTAtcatgatcttcttcttagTTCCAGAGACTAAGCAGCGCAccctggaggagctggactACGTATTTGCTGTTCCTGTCCGTATGCACTCCGGCTACCAGCTCAAGAAAGCACTCCCATACTGGGTCAAGAGATATATCTTTCGACGCAATGTCAAGCTGGATCCTCTGTACCAGTTTGACCACGTAGCGACGCATACCTAA